The nucleotide sequence GCTCAGCCTGATCGTCGCCACGCTCAACCAGATCGTGCGTGCGGCCGTCTACTACTTCGCCCAGACCGGTCAGGTGCCGTCCGGCTTCGACGGCGCCACCTTGCGCAACGCGATGAGCAAGTAGCCGGCGGCAGTGGCAGCTGGTGAAATCAGCGCGGGGTGCAGTTGCCCCAGGCGACTCAGACGCGGGCGTTCGCTGCCTCCCACAGCTGGCGCGTGAGCTGCATCTGGCCGACGTGTTCCATCAGGTGCAGCAGCGCGTAGTAGACACGGAAGTGCCCCGACTGCCGCTGTCCGCGCCGCGGATGCGCGATGCCGACCGGCCAAAAGCGCTCCAGCGCGGCAGGGTCCAACCCGCGCAGCGCGGCGGCGCATTCATCGAACGCCGCGTTCAGCACCGCCGCCAGCGTCGCGCCGTCCTCACCGCGCACGGCGAAGGCACGCACCCGGTCGCGGCCAACCGGTCGGCCGCTCAACTCCTCGACGAGCCACCAGCGCAGATCGTCTGCGCAGTGGTGCGCCAGCATCGCGATTGAGCTTGTCCCGGCCGGCAGCGGCGTCCAGTCCAGCGCCACGCTCGGCAGCCCCTCGACGATCGTCAGCAGCACCGCCCGCCGCCGCTCCAGCAGCTCCAAGTACTCATCGATCGCCGCCCACATCCCGATGCCGCGGTCAGCCGCCACGCCCCGCACC is from Dehalococcoidia bacterium and encodes:
- a CDS encoding DinB family protein — its product is MKDRKNWVRGVAADRGIGMWAAIDEYLELLERRRAVLLTIVEGLPSVALDWTPLPAGTSSIAMLAHHCADDLRWWLVEELSGRPVGRDRVRAFAVRGEDGATLAAVLNAAFDECAAALRGLDPAALERFWPVGIAHPRRGQRQSGHFRVYYALLHLMEHVGQMQLTRQLWEAANARV